Proteins encoded by one window of Thermococcus sp. Bubb.Bath:
- the cas7i gene encoding type I-B CRISPR-associated protein Cas7/Cst2/DevR, with amino-acid sequence MKAIEVVTLTKVEGANLNSNGTEGVISVLKKVRDPVDGREYVRVSGQSTKYHLRMLLKELGWKLSQVVPKSEGGQKVIVSLGEPHNYIDDDLFGYMIAKKVDGKNATLRRTAVVRTNGMISLFPYQEDRDFGVRYDPSGDNHNIYETEITTNVMRGNFFIEVDRLGVFKEGLEVPKLQGLEERKEKDATGNEVTLYVLPKGEREKRLKALLKAIMQYYGGAKLSNFFTKVYPEVMVVALLKHKIPVIGDALCVKPGYVDRKLFLDVDLLKETVETFESNIEKLYIGLFENRFANVEELRKTFEGSGKVEVLGMRELRERIEKLELGE; translated from the coding sequence ATGAAGGCTATTGAGGTTGTTACCCTCACAAAAGTTGAAGGGGCAAACCTGAACTCAAACGGGACTGAAGGAGTTATATCTGTCCTCAAAAAGGTCCGTGATCCCGTGGATGGAAGGGAGTACGTCCGCGTGAGCGGTCAGAGCACCAAATACCACCTGAGGATGCTCCTCAAGGAGCTCGGCTGGAAGCTCAGCCAGGTCGTTCCCAAGAGCGAGGGTGGCCAGAAGGTCATAGTTTCACTCGGTGAGCCTCACAACTACATAGATGACGACCTCTTCGGTTACATGATAGCCAAGAAGGTCGACGGAAAGAACGCGACCTTGAGGAGGACGGCCGTCGTCAGGACGAACGGCATGATATCGCTCTTCCCATACCAAGAGGACAGAGACTTTGGAGTCCGCTACGACCCGAGCGGAGACAACCACAACATCTACGAGACGGAGATAACAACCAACGTCATGAGGGGCAACTTCTTCATAGAGGTAGACAGGCTCGGCGTTTTCAAGGAGGGCCTTGAGGTTCCGAAGCTCCAGGGGCTTGAGGAGAGGAAGGAGAAGGACGCCACTGGAAATGAGGTCACCCTCTACGTCCTCCCGAAGGGAGAAAGAGAGAAGCGCCTGAAAGCCCTGCTTAAGGCGATAATGCAGTACTATGGCGGCGCAAAGCTGAGCAACTTCTTCACGAAGGTCTATCCTGAGGTGATGGTCGTCGCCCTGCTGAAGCACAAGATACCCGTCATCGGAGACGCCCTCTGTGTGAAGCCCGGCTACGTTGATAGAAAGCTCTTCCTCGACGTTGACCTCCTTAAAGAGACCGTCGAGACGTTTGAGAGCAACATAGAAAAACTCTACATCGGCCTCTTCGAGAACCGCTTCGCCAACGTGGAGGAGCTCAGAAAGACCTTTGAGGGCTCCGGGAAGGTCGAAGTACTCGGCATGAGAGAGCTGAGAGAAAGGATAGAAAAGCTTGAGCTCGGTGAGTGA
- the cas6 gene encoding CRISPR-associated endoribonuclease Cas6 — translation MRLKLSLIPQNGKFSRPNKHAVQGFIYHMLKGTEYGQRHDQPKFKFFTFSDFFVDREGKATFLVSSPDSGFIRALQSAVKERESVYIGNDEYRVVEIKKFKLPLRNRFQTGSPIVIYRNSEEDEYFKLHAHRDLWFFLERLKDNAERKYNAFYNDDFILEGPLFDRLIPKVRNNNKLDVYVKVVKNGVPFPVIGSNWELLEKERIEPQERKFYRFIMEAGLGEKNSLGFGFLNPIRGEGRA, via the coding sequence ATGCGACTAAAATTGTCATTAATACCCCAAAATGGCAAATTTTCCCGCCCAAACAAGCACGCAGTTCAGGGCTTTATTTACCACATGCTGAAGGGAACCGAGTACGGGCAGAGACACGATCAGCCCAAGTTCAAGTTTTTCACGTTCTCAGACTTCTTTGTGGACAGAGAAGGGAAGGCGACGTTTTTGGTTTCTTCGCCGGATTCGGGTTTTATTCGAGCCCTTCAGTCTGCGGTTAAGGAAAGGGAAAGTGTCTACATAGGAAATGACGAGTACAGGGTAGTGGAGATCAAAAAGTTCAAGCTCCCACTCCGAAACAGGTTCCAGACGGGTTCGCCAATTGTAATCTACAGGAACTCCGAAGAGGACGAGTACTTCAAGCTCCATGCCCACAGAGACCTTTGGTTCTTCCTTGAGAGACTCAAAGACAATGCAGAACGGAAGTACAATGCGTTCTACAATGATGATTTCATTCTTGAGGGGCCTCTCTTCGATAGGCTCATCCCGAAGGTGCGCAATAACAACAAACTTGACGTCTACGTAAAGGTCGTGAAGAACGGAGTCCCGTTTCCAGTCATAGGCTCCAACTGGGAGCTTCTGGAGAAAGAGAGGATAGAACCTCAAGAAAGAAAGTTTTACAGATTCATTATGGAGGCTGGGTTGGGGGAGAAGAACAGCCTGGGATTCGGATTCCTCAATCCCATAAGGGGGGAAGGACGTGCTTGA
- a CDS encoding TIGR01177 family methyltransferase, which yields MLYVEILGNLPEMAGDEVKAMLELGGGKITGQDYLVIKVEADEKALPFLNRLGLAHEYGFLLVEADSVDELLGKAREVDWPIRGTFKVDTETMSNCGHDVLDLPRKLGGVIHSQGFRVNLSKPDTLVRVYCGERLYTGVRLKYFDPKTFERRKAHHRPFFRPISLHPRFSRALVNLAKARREVLDPFMGAGGILIEAGLLGLRVYGVDIRPEMVEGAETNLRHYGVKDYTLKLGDATRLEKLFPKKKFEAVVTDPPYGTAATLAGRERDELYRKALRSIYSVLEEGGRLVTAFPTSFDGEGEAEAVGFRTLGKYYQRVHKSLERYFYVFEK from the coding sequence ATGCTCTACGTGGAAATACTTGGAAACCTGCCGGAGATGGCGGGGGATGAAGTCAAGGCGATGCTAGAGCTGGGCGGTGGGAAAATAACCGGCCAGGACTACCTCGTTATTAAGGTCGAGGCCGACGAGAAAGCCCTCCCGTTTCTGAACAGACTCGGACTGGCCCACGAGTACGGTTTTCTTCTCGTCGAAGCGGATTCTGTTGATGAACTCCTCGGGAAGGCGAGGGAAGTCGATTGGCCGATAAGGGGCACATTCAAGGTCGATACCGAGACGATGAGCAACTGCGGGCACGATGTTTTAGACCTCCCGCGGAAGCTTGGGGGAGTTATACATTCTCAGGGATTCAGGGTGAACCTCTCAAAGCCTGATACGCTCGTAAGAGTTTACTGCGGCGAGAGGCTCTACACAGGGGTAAGGCTGAAATATTTCGACCCAAAGACCTTCGAGAGGAGGAAAGCCCACCACAGGCCGTTTTTCCGGCCAATCTCACTCCATCCGCGCTTTTCCAGGGCTCTCGTTAACCTGGCCAAAGCGAGGAGGGAAGTACTGGACCCCTTCATGGGGGCAGGTGGAATACTCATAGAGGCCGGTCTGCTTGGCCTCAGGGTCTACGGCGTGGACATAAGGCCGGAGATGGTGGAGGGGGCCGAGACCAACCTCAGGCACTACGGCGTAAAGGATTACACCCTCAAGCTCGGCGACGCTACGAGGCTGGAGAAGCTCTTTCCAAAGAAGAAGTTTGAGGCGGTGGTAACGGACCCGCCCTACGGCACCGCCGCGACTCTCGCTGGCAGGGAAAGGGACGAGCTTTACCGGAAGGCTTTGAGGAGTATCTACAGCGTGCTTGAGGAGGGTGGCAGGCTTGTAACCGCGTTCCCCACCAGCTTTGACGGGGAAGGTGAGGCCGAAGCGGTGGGATTCAGAACGCTCGGAAAGTACTACCAGAGGGTTCACAAGAGCCTAGAGAGGTACTTCTATGTGTTCGAGAAGTAA
- a CDS encoding 7-carboxy-7-deazaguanine synthase QueE yields MRVIIAEVFNSWQGEGGSVEGSAFGRRQIFVRFAGCDLHCVYCDSKEYIDASRVSRWRHEVEPFTGKFKYRQNPASVEEVTDAILRLDTGDIHSISYTGGEPTLQVKPLKALMERMKELGFDNFLETHGGLPEMIKEIATLTDYASVDIKDESARATEDWKGLVLREIESIRILKEAGAKTYAKLVVTKETQLENVRWYASLLKDLAPLVIQPREPIDMSPEKLMEFYREAAGIMGRKNVGLSFQVHKYLNVL; encoded by the coding sequence ATGCGGGTCATCATAGCAGAGGTCTTCAACAGCTGGCAGGGAGAAGGGGGGAGCGTCGAAGGCTCCGCGTTCGGGAGGAGGCAGATATTCGTTAGATTCGCTGGCTGCGACCTTCACTGCGTTTACTGCGATTCAAAGGAGTACATCGATGCTTCCCGCGTTTCCCGCTGGAGGCACGAGGTGGAACCCTTCACCGGAAAGTTCAAGTACAGGCAAAACCCAGCGAGTGTGGAAGAGGTGACTGATGCCATCCTACGGCTCGATACTGGGGACATACACTCGATAAGCTATACCGGTGGAGAGCCGACCCTTCAGGTAAAGCCCCTGAAAGCCCTGATGGAGAGGATGAAGGAGCTCGGCTTCGATAACTTCCTCGAGACCCACGGCGGCCTCCCGGAGATGATTAAAGAAATCGCAACGCTGACCGATTATGCGAGCGTCGACATAAAGGACGAGAGCGCAAGGGCGACGGAAGACTGGAAGGGCCTTGTTCTCAGGGAAATCGAGAGCATCAGAATCCTGAAGGAGGCCGGGGCGAAAACCTATGCAAAGCTCGTTGTCACGAAGGAGACACAATTAGAGAACGTCCGGTGGTACGCCTCACTCCTGAAAGACCTCGCCCCGCTCGTCATCCAGCCGAGAGAGCCGATAGACATGAGCCCGGAAAAGCTGATGGAGTTCTACCGCGAGGCGGCGGGAATAATGGGAAGAAAAAACGTCGGGCTCAGCTTCCAGGTGCACAAGTACCTCAACGTCCTCTGA
- the topA gene encoding DNA topoisomerase I, with product MVTLIIAEKPNVARKIAYALAEGKPVRKTIGKVGYYEFTRDGKKVIVAPAVGHLFSLAPKVKTYGYPIFDIEWVPVYVAEKGKSYAKDYIKALATLAKQADEFVVACDYDTEGEVIGYTALKYACGVDPSKAKRMKFSALTKADLLKAWYNMESTINFGMADAGVARHVLDWYWGVNLSRALTSAIKRASGKWMVLSTGRVQGPTLKFLVDREKEIQNFKPTPYWVIKMVLEKNGEGYTANYEKERILNEEEAKRIVEEAKKGPAFVERIEVKQQSRKPPVPFDLGTLQREAYSAFGYSPKKTLDIAQKLYEKGLQSYPRTSSQKLPKNLNLKGIIQKLAHLSDYKPFAHELLGKDKLKPVEGKKEDPAHPAIYPTGELPKPGDLTKDEQNIYDLVVRRFLALFMEPAVRETMRVIINSNNHRFILSGARTVKEGWLKVYGKYVKFDEVILPAFKEGESVKVLQIKREKKKTKPPARYSPAAVIKRMEDLGIGTKATRAQILETLYSRGYIEGKRKIKVTPLGMRVVEALEKNVPDIVSVELTKAFEGKMEDIMAGKANKDQVIEESKNDLVKILDVFKEKELDIGRMLLESTGTGVTTSKETAKKTKAVNELSEEEEKAVQKAVDGESGSEPVKKPERKALVIGKCPKCGGDLVVRYNRKTGKRFVGCSNWPKCDVTYPLLQRGKIIPTNKTCCGGAPVVKIREGNREYEICVDMNCKDWKKGGGSSGKR from the coding sequence ATGGTCACGCTCATCATCGCTGAGAAGCCCAACGTTGCCAGGAAGATAGCCTATGCCCTGGCCGAAGGCAAACCCGTGAGAAAGACCATCGGGAAGGTGGGCTATTACGAGTTCACACGGGACGGAAAGAAGGTCATCGTGGCTCCCGCGGTAGGACATCTCTTCTCTCTCGCCCCCAAAGTTAAGACCTACGGTTATCCCATTTTCGACATCGAATGGGTGCCTGTCTATGTCGCCGAAAAGGGGAAGAGCTACGCAAAGGACTATATAAAGGCCCTTGCGACGCTGGCAAAGCAAGCCGATGAGTTCGTCGTCGCCTGCGATTACGACACGGAGGGTGAGGTCATAGGCTACACCGCCCTCAAATACGCCTGCGGTGTCGACCCGTCAAAGGCGAAGAGGATGAAGTTCTCGGCTTTAACCAAGGCGGACCTCCTCAAGGCCTGGTACAACATGGAATCGACGATAAACTTCGGTATGGCCGATGCTGGCGTGGCGAGGCATGTTCTGGACTGGTATTGGGGCGTTAACCTCTCCAGGGCCCTTACGTCAGCCATAAAGCGCGCCAGCGGCAAGTGGATGGTACTCTCAACAGGTAGAGTCCAGGGGCCCACCTTGAAGTTCCTGGTTGATCGAGAGAAGGAGATTCAGAACTTCAAACCGACCCCCTACTGGGTCATAAAGATGGTTCTGGAGAAGAATGGGGAGGGGTACACCGCCAACTACGAGAAGGAACGCATCCTCAACGAGGAAGAGGCCAAGAGGATAGTCGAGGAGGCCAAGAAGGGGCCGGCTTTCGTTGAGAGGATTGAGGTCAAACAGCAGAGCAGAAAGCCTCCTGTGCCCTTTGACCTCGGAACCCTCCAGAGGGAGGCCTATTCAGCCTTCGGATACTCTCCAAAGAAGACGCTGGATATAGCACAGAAGCTTTATGAGAAGGGCTTACAGTCGTATCCAAGGACGAGTTCTCAGAAGCTCCCGAAGAACCTCAACCTGAAGGGCATAATCCAGAAGCTGGCTCACCTCTCGGATTACAAGCCCTTCGCCCATGAACTCCTGGGGAAGGATAAGCTCAAACCCGTTGAGGGCAAGAAGGAAGACCCTGCCCATCCAGCCATCTACCCAACCGGAGAGCTCCCAAAGCCCGGTGACCTCACAAAGGACGAACAGAACATCTACGACCTGGTCGTCAGGCGTTTTCTGGCTCTCTTCATGGAGCCCGCGGTAAGGGAAACGATGAGGGTCATCATAAACTCCAACAACCATCGCTTCATCCTGAGCGGTGCGAGAACCGTTAAGGAGGGCTGGCTAAAGGTATATGGTAAGTACGTCAAGTTCGACGAGGTTATCCTTCCTGCTTTCAAGGAAGGTGAGTCCGTCAAAGTCCTCCAGATAAAGCGCGAGAAGAAGAAGACCAAACCACCGGCGCGCTACTCTCCGGCGGCGGTCATCAAGAGGATGGAAGACTTGGGAATTGGAACCAAGGCAACCCGCGCCCAGATACTGGAAACCCTGTACAGCAGGGGCTACATCGAGGGCAAGAGGAAGATAAAGGTCACCCCGCTGGGAATGCGCGTTGTCGAGGCCCTTGAGAAGAACGTCCCCGACATAGTCAGCGTCGAGCTCACCAAAGCCTTTGAGGGGAAGATGGAGGACATCATGGCCGGAAAAGCGAACAAGGATCAGGTCATCGAGGAGAGCAAGAATGATTTGGTAAAAATCCTCGATGTCTTCAAAGAGAAGGAGCTCGACATAGGTAGAATGCTCCTGGAAAGCACAGGAACCGGGGTAACAACAAGCAAAGAAACAGCGAAGAAGACCAAAGCCGTGAATGAGCTCAGCGAGGAAGAGGAGAAGGCGGTTCAAAAGGCAGTGGATGGAGAATCCGGCTCCGAACCAGTTAAAAAGCCCGAACGAAAGGCCCTCGTCATCGGTAAGTGTCCCAAATGTGGCGGCGACCTTGTGGTCCGCTACAACAGGAAGACCGGAAAGCGCTTCGTCGGCTGCTCGAACTGGCCCAAGTGCGACGTCACCTACCCCCTCCTACAGCGCGGTAAGATAATCCCGACCAACAAGACCTGCTGCGGTGGGGCGCCCGTCGTGAAGATACGCGAGGGAAACCGCGAATACGAGATATGCGTTGACATGAACTGCAAGGACTGGAAAAAGGGCGGTGGTTCCAGTGGAAAACGCTGA
- a CDS encoding NAD(P)/FAD-dependent oxidoreductase encodes MKYDVVVVGAGIAGPIVARNVAKAGYSVLLIDKKPAIGSPKQCAEGISIKVFEEYDIPYDKRYINREIYGAKLYSPSGYELELRYKEASGVILERKVFDKMLAYYAAKAGADVLARTEAQDVIRKDGRIAGIKAKHEDEPVEIYAEVIVAADGVESTIARKAGINTYAPPHEFDSSYEYEMLIEGYDPDLIHLWFGNEVAPRGYVWVFPKDEDRANVGIGINSDNPQTAKYYLDKWLRENNIPAKKLLEINVGVVPVGGFVKELAKDNVLVVGDAARQVNPMHGGGMAEAMEAGTIASKWINKALEEENISLLQNYTKEWWETDGKRLEKVLKVRKVTEKLTDEDLDLFIQLLSSADAEKIAGGDYGEVIKALLKHPKVLLSKRRISLLKQLL; translated from the coding sequence ATGAAATACGACGTCGTCGTTGTCGGCGCGGGTATCGCCGGCCCGATAGTGGCCAGAAACGTTGCTAAAGCCGGTTACTCGGTTCTTCTTATCGATAAGAAGCCCGCCATAGGAAGTCCAAAGCAGTGCGCCGAGGGCATAAGCATAAAGGTCTTCGAGGAGTACGACATCCCCTACGACAAGCGCTACATCAACCGCGAGATTTACGGTGCAAAGCTCTACTCCCCGAGCGGCTACGAGCTGGAGCTCAGGTACAAAGAGGCCAGCGGCGTAATCCTTGAGAGAAAGGTCTTTGACAAGATGCTCGCTTACTACGCCGCCAAGGCCGGTGCAGATGTTCTCGCGAGGACGGAGGCTCAAGACGTCATAAGGAAAGATGGCAGAATAGCTGGAATCAAGGCAAAGCATGAGGACGAACCGGTCGAGATCTATGCCGAGGTAATCGTCGCCGCTGACGGCGTTGAGAGCACCATAGCCAGAAAAGCAGGGATAAACACCTACGCTCCACCGCATGAGTTCGATTCAAGCTACGAGTACGAGATGCTCATAGAGGGCTACGACCCCGACCTCATACACCTCTGGTTTGGCAACGAGGTCGCTCCCAGGGGATACGTCTGGGTCTTCCCGAAGGACGAGGACAGGGCCAACGTCGGAATAGGCATCAACTCGGATAATCCGCAGACGGCCAAGTACTACCTCGACAAGTGGCTCAGGGAGAACAACATACCCGCCAAGAAGCTCCTTGAGATAAACGTCGGTGTTGTCCCGGTTGGTGGCTTCGTCAAGGAGCTTGCAAAGGACAACGTCCTCGTAGTTGGAGACGCTGCCAGGCAGGTTAACCCGATGCACGGTGGCGGAATGGCCGAGGCGATGGAAGCGGGAACCATAGCGAGCAAGTGGATAAACAAGGCCCTCGAAGAGGAGAACATCTCACTCCTCCAGAACTATACCAAGGAGTGGTGGGAGACCGACGGAAAGAGGCTTGAGAAGGTTCTCAAGGTCAGGAAGGTTACCGAGAAGCTCACGGATGAGGACCTCGACCTGTTCATTCAGCTCCTCAGCAGCGCGGACGCTGAGAAGATAGCCGGCGGGGACTACGGAGAGGTCATCAAAGCACTCCTGAAGCACCCGAAGGTTCTCCTGAGCAAGCGCAGGATTTCCCTGCTCAAACAGCTTCTTTAA
- a CDS encoding DUF362 domain-containing protein: MPEKIKVVVNEDRCYLCGGCAGVCPTLAIEVHSSGWEFIQEECISCRICINACPVGALSAEPLEVKE; encoded by the coding sequence ATGCCGGAGAAGATTAAAGTTGTGGTCAATGAGGACAGGTGCTACCTCTGTGGCGGCTGCGCCGGTGTCTGCCCGACCCTCGCCATTGAAGTCCACTCGAGTGGCTGGGAGTTCATCCAGGAGGAGTGCATAAGCTGCAGGATATGCATCAACGCCTGCCCGGTTGGAGCTTTAAGCGCTGAGCCACTGGAGGTGAAAGAATGA
- a CDS encoding transcriptional regulator: protein MPETEPDVFYILGNKVRRDLLSHLTCTECYFSFLSNKVSVSSTAVAKHLKIMEREGILKSYEREGPFLGPARKYYEINTAKTYVVTLTPNLFWYRGLELSNDGLKKASIDISGIPEKHEGLLDEVQSFLLLTKELEKVLELLRTIESRRNELMREIKERYLREIGDMTQLAILHYILLTGGATVDELSDRLNLKEREVLVKAQELDRFVPLRIKENFIEIDEERLKQNGGDTNAGED from the coding sequence ATGCCTGAGACGGAACCGGATGTGTTTTACATTCTAGGAAACAAGGTCCGGAGGGATCTTTTAAGCCATCTGACGTGTACTGAATGCTACTTCAGCTTTTTAAGTAATAAAGTAAGCGTTTCTTCGACCGCCGTCGCCAAGCACCTTAAAATAATGGAGCGCGAGGGAATTTTGAAGTCCTACGAGAGGGAGGGCCCGTTCCTCGGCCCGGCGAGAAAATACTACGAGATAAACACCGCAAAGACGTACGTAGTCACCTTAACTCCAAACCTCTTCTGGTATCGCGGCCTTGAGCTCTCAAACGACGGCCTCAAAAAGGCCTCGATTGATATAAGCGGAATCCCCGAAAAACACGAAGGGCTTCTGGACGAGGTGCAATCCTTCCTTCTCCTTACGAAGGAGCTCGAGAAGGTTCTGGAGCTTCTCAGAACAATAGAGAGCCGGAGAAACGAGCTGATGAGGGAGATAAAGGAGCGCTACCTGAGGGAGATAGGTGACATGACACAGCTGGCCATTCTCCACTACATACTCCTCACGGGCGGTGCCACTGTGGACGAGCTCAGCGACAGGCTCAACCTCAAGGAGAGAGAAGTCCTCGTAAAGGCACAGGAACTGGACAGATTCGTACCGTTAAGAATAAAAGAGAACTTCATCGAAATCGATGAGGAAAGGCTAAAACAAAACGGCGGTGACACCAATGCCGGAGAAGATTAA
- a CDS encoding thioredoxin family protein, with product MGLISDSDKKVIREEFFSKLANPVKIIGFTGKEHCQYCEQLKQLVQELAELSDKLTYEFHDFDTEEGKKIAGEYRIDRAPAVTITQDGKDMGVRFFGLPAGHEFGAFLEDIVDVSNATTDLMPESKQELVGINRDVRILVFVTPTCPYCPLAVRMAHKLAIENTNAGKGKILGDMVEAIEYPEWADQYSVMAVPKIVIQVDGEDKVQFEGAYPEKMFMEKLLAALE from the coding sequence ATGGGATTGATTAGCGATTCCGACAAGAAAGTAATTAGGGAGGAGTTCTTCTCCAAGCTGGCCAACCCGGTCAAGATTATCGGCTTTACTGGCAAGGAGCACTGCCAGTACTGCGAGCAGCTCAAGCAGCTCGTTCAGGAGCTCGCCGAGCTCAGCGACAAGCTCACCTACGAGTTCCACGACTTCGACACAGAGGAGGGCAAAAAGATAGCCGGGGAGTACAGGATCGACCGTGCCCCGGCCGTTACCATAACCCAGGACGGCAAGGATATGGGCGTCAGGTTCTTCGGCCTTCCAGCTGGCCACGAGTTCGGTGCGTTTCTCGAGGACATAGTTGACGTCAGCAACGCCACCACCGACCTCATGCCGGAGAGCAAGCAGGAACTCGTCGGGATTAACAGGGACGTCAGGATACTCGTCTTCGTCACCCCGACCTGCCCGTACTGCCCGCTCGCCGTCAGGATGGCCCACAAGTTAGCCATAGAGAACACCAACGCCGGCAAGGGCAAGATACTCGGCGACATGGTCGAGGCCATCGAGTACCCGGAGTGGGCCGACCAGTACAGCGTCATGGCCGTCCCGAAGATCGTCATCCAGGTGGACGGCGAGGACAAGGTCCAGTTCGAGGGAGCATACCCGGAGAAGATGTTCATGGAGAAGCTCCTCGCAGCCCTCGAGTGA
- a CDS encoding MBL fold metallo-hydrolase, with protein MEVEKVDNARVYVLADDYAGYNSPFWAQHGVSFLIDARSGETRRRILFDTASYAEPILFNMKLLRLDPSEIDAIVLSHSHFDHTGGLLGIIEEIKREVPVFAHPEIFKVSFVMDPEFVYAGIPPLRGGTKEKIEELGGIWVLSRDPIKIMPGVFTLGEVPVEERVDFEKETSVGLYKLEDGRIVKDDVNDEVGLAINTRKGLVVVGGCSHPGIVSMAQKAREISGVESVHAVVGGFHLIDANEERIQKTVVALKGIGVKKVYAGHCTGLKAEALFASEFGEDFEKLHAGKVIELL; from the coding sequence ATGGAAGTCGAGAAGGTGGATAACGCCAGGGTTTACGTCCTAGCCGATGACTACGCGGGTTACAATAGTCCTTTTTGGGCACAGCATGGGGTTTCGTTTCTCATCGACGCAAGGTCTGGAGAGACCAGACGGAGGATCCTCTTCGACACGGCCTCCTACGCCGAGCCAATCCTCTTCAACATGAAGCTACTCAGGCTCGATCCCAGCGAAATAGACGCCATTGTCCTCTCTCACAGTCACTTCGACCACACTGGGGGCCTTCTGGGCATCATAGAGGAGATAAAGAGGGAGGTACCGGTATTTGCCCACCCTGAGATATTCAAGGTGAGCTTTGTGATGGATCCGGAGTTCGTTTATGCGGGGATTCCACCACTTAGGGGAGGCACAAAGGAGAAAATCGAGGAGCTTGGTGGGATATGGGTTCTTAGCAGGGATCCAATAAAAATAATGCCCGGAGTGTTCACCCTTGGGGAGGTTCCGGTTGAGGAGAGGGTTGACTTCGAAAAAGAGACCTCGGTAGGCCTCTACAAACTTGAGGATGGGAGGATAGTTAAGGATGACGTGAACGATGAGGTAGGACTCGCGATAAACACCAGAAAAGGCCTTGTCGTGGTAGGAGGCTGCTCTCATCCGGGAATAGTCAGCATGGCGCAGAAGGCAAGGGAGATAAGCGGGGTTGAGAGCGTTCATGCAGTTGTCGGCGGTTTCCATCTGATAGATGCCAATGAGGAGAGGATTCAAAAGACTGTTGTGGCCTTGAAGGGAATTGGAGTTAAAAAGGTCTACGCCGGCCACTGCACCGGCCTCAAAGCGGAAGCTCTCTTCGCTAGCGAGTTCGGTGAGGACTTTGAGAAACTCCACGCGGGGAAAGTCATAGAACTCCTATAA
- the cas2 gene encoding CRISPR-associated endonuclease Cas2, with amino-acid sequence MYVIIVYDISVERVNKVKKFLRQHLHWVQNSVFEGEVTRAEFKRIKTGIKGLINENEDSVVIYKLHSGPRREIIGVEKNPIEDII; translated from the coding sequence ATGTACGTTATCATTGTCTACGACATCTCGGTTGAGCGAGTTAATAAGGTCAAAAAGTTTCTGCGCCAGCACCTGCACTGGGTTCAGAACAGCGTCTTCGAAGGGGAGGTCACGAGGGCAGAGTTCAAGAGGATAAAAACAGGCATAAAAGGGCTTATCAATGAGAACGAGGATTCTGTTGTTATCTACAAACTCCACTCAGGACCGAGGAGGGAAATAATTGGAGTGGAAAAGAATCCCATAGAGGACATCATTTAG
- the cas1b gene encoding type I-B CRISPR-associated endonuclease Cas1b, producing the protein MRKRSLTLFSDGNLFRRENTLYFENASGRKPLAVEGIYDIYVYGHVNISSQALHFLAQKGITVHFFNHYGHYDGSFYPREKLHSGNLVVAQAEHYLNREKRLTLAKLFVRGSALNMEKNLKRWKVADGFLELLDELFRELESARKITEVMNVEARIREEYYSLWDNALPGGFKIVKRTRRPPGNEMNALISFLNSRLYATIVSELYNTQLAPTISYLHEPGERRFSLALDLSEIFKPIIADRIATRLVKQGIIKKEHFRGELNGVLMTKEGMKTVLEHYNKELGKSVKHPGLKKNVTKQRLIRLEAYKLIKHLVRVKEYEPLVAWF; encoded by the coding sequence ATGAGAAAACGCTCCCTCACCCTCTTCTCTGACGGAAACCTCTTCCGGAGGGAGAACACACTCTACTTCGAGAACGCCAGCGGGAGGAAGCCCCTAGCCGTTGAAGGAATCTACGACATCTACGTCTACGGTCACGTGAACATAAGCTCCCAGGCCCTCCATTTCCTGGCGCAGAAGGGGATAACCGTCCACTTCTTCAACCACTACGGCCACTACGACGGCAGCTTTTACCCGAGGGAGAAGCTCCATTCCGGAAACCTGGTCGTGGCACAGGCCGAGCACTACCTCAACCGGGAAAAGCGCCTCACTCTGGCGAAGCTCTTCGTGAGGGGAAGCGCCCTCAACATGGAGAAGAACCTCAAACGATGGAAGGTCGCCGATGGATTTTTGGAGCTTTTAGATGAACTCTTCAGAGAGCTTGAGAGCGCGAGGAAGATAACAGAGGTTATGAACGTTGAGGCAAGGATAAGAGAGGAGTATTACAGCCTTTGGGACAATGCCCTTCCAGGGGGCTTTAAGATTGTGAAAAGGACGAGAAGGCCGCCGGGGAACGAAATGAACGCGCTGATAAGCTTCCTCAATTCTCGTCTTTACGCCACCATCGTGAGCGAACTCTACAACACCCAGCTCGCCCCAACCATAAGCTACCTCCACGAGCCGGGCGAGAGGAGGTTTTCGCTCGCGCTTGATTTGAGCGAGATATTCAAGCCGATAATAGCCGACAGAATAGCGACGCGCCTCGTGAAACAGGGTATAATCAAGAAGGAGCACTTCAGGGGTGAGCTTAACGGAGTTTTGATGACGAAAGAAGGTATGAAAACCGTCCTTGAGCATTACAACAAAGAGCTGGGCAAGAGTGTGAAACATCCAGGACTCAAGAAGAACGTTACGAAGCAGAGGCTGATTAGGCTTGAGGCATACAAGCTGATTAAGCACCTTGTTAGGGTTAAGGAGTATGAACCCCTGGTGGCTTGGTTTTGA